In Sphingomonas sp. BGYR3, the genomic stretch TGCGCATGAACCCGTCATAGGTTTGCTGGTGAGCCCCGGTATTGCTGCTGTTTCCAGCCATAGATCATCCCCTAAATCGGTCCGGATAGTTGGTCCTGCGCCTGTCCTAGCGGCGCAGTCCGTCCGGCTCAAGGTTCGCCTTGCCGCCCCGCGCCCGCAGCGTCAACCAACCGCTGGGGCAGGTGGGCTTAAGAGCAGCTTTACCCATTGCCCCTAGGGTCATCGTCCTGAACCGGGACAAGAGGGGACCCAACCGGCCATGAATCGCAACGGCCAGCGCCTGTTGATGCTGATCGACGACGAGCCTGCGCAGCGCAGGTTGATCGCCGCAATCGCCGCACGTCGCGGGTGGCGCACGCTGTTTGCGGGCGATCCCGAAACGGCGCTGGCGACGCTGGGCACGCCGGACGGCATGATGCTGGATGCGATCATCATCGACAGCTGGGCACAGGAACTGGATGCCGGCGCGCTGATCGCCGAACTGCGCGCCAACCGGCCGCAACTGCCGATCATGGTGCTGACCGCCAACAGCTCTGTCGCAGCCGCCGTGGGGGCCATGCGGTCGGGCGCGACCGATTTCCTGGTCAAGCCGCTGGCGTCCGAACGGCTGCTGGCGGCGCTGGATGCCGCCGTGGGCGCGCGCACGGCGGGCGAATTGCGCCCGCTGACCGAAAAGCTGTCGGCGCAGCTGGGGTTCGACGAAATCGTGGGGTCCGCGCCCGCATTCCGGACTGCGCTCGCTATCGCGGCGAAATCCGCCCGATCGCGCGTCCCCGTGCTGATCGAGGGGGAAAGCGGCGTCGGCAAGGAAGTGGTGGCAGAGGCGATCCATGCCGCCAGCCCCCGTGCGCGCAAGCCGATCGTGCGCGTCAATTGCGGCGCGATCCCCGCGAACCTCGTCGAAAGCGAGCTGTTCGGCCATGAAAAGGGCGCGTTCACCGGTGCGTTCGAACGCAAGATCGGCCGGTTTCAGGAAGCCGATGGCGGCACCCTGTTCCTGGACGAAGTGGGCGAAATGCCGATCGAGGCGCAGGTCAAGCTGCTGCGCGCGATCCAGTCGGGCGAGATCCAGCCGCTGGGCGCGCGGCACAGTTTTGTCGTCGATGTCCGCGTGATTGCGGCGACCAACAAGTCGCTGCCCGAAGAGATCGAGGCCGGGCGGTTCCGCGAGGACCTGTATTACCGGTTGAACGTGGTTCAGGTGACGATCCCGCCGCTGCGCGAGCGATTGGGCGATATCCCGGCGCTGGCCCGGCACCTGCTGGCGCGGATTGCGGAGCAGCCGGGGCTGCGCCCGCTGGGCATCACGGACGAGGCGCTGGCGCTGCTGGCGACGTACGACTGGCCGGGCAATGTCCGCCAGTTTCAGAACGCGTTGTTCCGCGCATCCGTGCTGTGCGAGGGCGATGCGCTGACCCGCGCCGATTTCCCGCAGATCGCTCAGCTGGCTGCGGGCGGACAGACGGCTCAGCCCGGCCACCGCGTCCATGCCAATTCGGGCGGCGTCACGCTGTTCACCCCCGATGGCAATCTGCGCGCGCTGGAGGAGATCGAGGCGGATGTGATCCGGCTGGCGATCGGCCATTATCGCGGGCGGATGACCGAAGTGGCGCGGCGGCTGGGGATCGGGCGGTCCACCCTGTACCGCAAGCTGGGCGAGCTGGGCATCGATCAAAGCGCGGCCTGACCGCGCGTCCCCCTTGACCCGCGCCGATGCGCGGCGACAAAAGCCCCCCGATGCGGCGTTCCGCCGATGGGGAGCAGGATCCACAATGAAGCCCGTTTTCATGCTGCTGCTGGGCGCAGGCCTGACGCTTGGCGCGCCGGCCACTGCCCAGCGCGCGGTGACGCCCGACGATATCGCCCGGCTGGCGCGGGTGGAGGACCCGGACGTCGATCCGGCGGGACAATGGGTCGCATACAGCGTCCAGACGACCGACCTGGACGCGGACCGGACCGACAAGCATCTGTGGATGACCCGGTGGGACGGCAGCGGATCGGTGCAGCTGACCGGGCGCAAGGGCGAGCGGGAATCAAAGCCGCGGTTCAGCCCGGATGGCCGCTACCTCGCGTTCCTGTCGGGCCGCGCGGCAGAGGACGACAAGGACGGCGATGCCCTGTGGCTGATGCCGCGCGCGGGCGGCGAGGGCGAGAAGCTGCCCGGCATCAAGGGGTCGGTCGATGATTTCGCCTGGTCGCCCGACGGCAAGCGGCTGGCGCTGATCGTCACCGACCCGGAGCCCGAGGCCGATGCAAAGGCGGACGGGAAGGCGGACGACAAGGCCAAGGACCGGCCAAAGCCGATCGTGATCGACCGGTTTCAGTTCAAGCAGGATTATGTCGGCTATCTGGGCAAGCAGCGGCAGCGGCTGTGGCTGTATGATCTGGCGACGCGGACGGCCCGGCGGCTGACCACCGGCAATTTCGACGAAAGTCTGCCCGCATGGTCGCCCGATGGCACGCGCATCGCCTTTGCCTCCAACCGCGCGGCCGATCCAGACCGGACGCACGACAGCAACCTGTTCGTCGTGACCGTGGGCGACAAGCCCGCCGATCCAAAGGTGCTGACGACATATGAGGGCGCGGACGCCGATGTCGGCGGCGACAGCTATCCGGCGTGGAGCCCGGACGGGCGCAGCATCGCCTATATCCAGGGCGGGCCGGTGATGCTGATCGGTTATGGCGTACAGGTGCTGGCGGTGGTGCCGTCGGCAGGCGGGGCGGCGCGGGTGCTGACGCCCGAGCTGGACCGCAACGTCACCCGGCCGGTGTGGAGCCCGGATGGCCAGTCCATCCGCTTTCAGGTGGAGGATGACGGCAATGTCCGCATTGCCGAAGTGGCGGCGGTCGGCGGCGACGTGCGCGACGTGGCGCGGGTGACGGGAACGTTCGGCGCGATGGATGCCGGACCCGGCGGGGCGCTGGTCGCGCTGCATTCCAACCCCGCGCTGCCGGACGAGGTGTTCGCGATCGAGGGTGGCAAGCCGCGCCAACTGTCGCGTCATAACGAGGCGTGGCTGAAATCCGTCAAGCTGGCCAAGGTGGAGCCGACGCGCTTTACGTCGGCCGACGGGACGGACGTGCACGGGTTCCTGATCACGCCGCCGGACGCGCCAAAGGGCCGCCGCCTGCCGACGATCCTGTATAACCATGGCGGCCCGCAGGCGCAGTTCGATGCCGGGTTCGACATTGGCTGGCAGGTGCTGGCTGGCGCGGGATACGCCATCGTGTCCACCAACCCGCGCGGCAGCACCGGAAGGGGCCAGGCGTTCGCGGCTGCGCTCTATGCCGATTGGGGCGGCCCGGCCGTGCCCGACGCGCTGGCCGGGGTGGACGATGCGGTCAAGCGCGGCATTGCCGATCCGCAGCGCCTGTACATCGGCGGTTGGTCCTATGGCGGCATGCTGACCAATTACGTCATCGCCAGCGACACCCGGTTCAAGGCGGCGGTAAGCGGGGCGAGCATTTCCAACGTGCTGGCCGGATATGGGACCGACCATTATATCCGCGATTACGAGACGGAGCTGGGCACGCCCTGGGCCAATACCGATGTGTGGATGAAGAACAGCTATCCGTTCTACAAGGCCGACCGGATCAGGACGCCGACCCTGTTCATGGTGGGCGAAAAGGACCTGAACGTCCCCGCGCTGAACAGCGAGCAGATGTATCAGGCGCTAAGCAGCCTGAAGATCGAAACGCAGCTGATCGTTTATCCCGGCCAGTTCCACGGGATTACCCGGCCCAGTTTCCTGAAGGACCGGATGGAGCGGTGGCTCGCCTGGTTCAAGGCGCATGGCGGAGTGTGACGGCGGCGGACCTCAGCCGGGCACGCGGTCGCGCCAGGCGGCGACCATGGATTTGACATCGACCCGTGCCCGAAGCCGCGCGGCGAGCAGGGCGGTGCCGCTGATCTTGCGCTGAGCGAACAGGGTTTCGATGGGCGGCAGGTGCCAGACGGCGCGGTCGGCGGCGACGGCCATCCCCTGTTCGCGCAGGGCATGGACGACGGCGCGGTCGGCAAAGTCGAACGGCCCGTCACGACCAAGCTCGCCCATCACCGCATCGATCATCTGTCGCACCGTTTCGGGATGTCGTTCGACGAGCGGCTGCGACATAAAGCCCGCCGCCAGTGACGCCTCGCGCACCCGGTCGGCATCGCCATCCAGCCCGGCCATCAGCATCCGGTGATAGCCGAGCGCCGTGGCCGTTGTCACGGGCCGGGCCGCGCCGAAATCGAGCAGCACCAGTCGGCCCGTTTCCGGCTGAACCCGGTAATTGGCGAAATTGGGATCGGTCTGCATCCAGCCGAATTCGAACAGTTCGCGCAGGACCAGGTCGATGAGGTTGGTCATCAGCCGGTCGCGCACCGCCTGATCCGCATCCTCCATCCGTTCGATGGACACCCCCTCGACATAGGTCATGGCGAGCACGTGGTCGGCGGTGAATTCCGTATCCAGCGCGGGCACAACATAGCGGTCGTCGCCGTCGAGCAGCGCGCGGAACCGCTCCATCTGCTCGCCCTCGCGCAGGTAATCCGCCTCTTCGTGCAGCTGTCGCTTGGCCTCGGCCAGCAGCATGTCCAGGTCGATCGTGTCGGGCAACAGGCCGGTCAGGCGCAGCAGGGTGGCGACATTGTCGACATCGCTGTCGATGCTTTCGCGCACGCCGGGATACTGGACCTTGATCGCAAGATCGCGCCCGTCACGGGTGGTGGCCCGGTGCACCTGACCGATCGAGGCCGCAGCGATGGGCCGCGCGCCGAACCGGGCAAATCGGGTGCGCCAGTCCCGGCCCCAATGCTGGGCCAGCACCCGCTGAAGCTGTTCGGGCGGCATATGCTGGGCATCCGCCCGCAGCCGGGCGAGAATGTCAGTCAGTTCCTGTGGCAGCACATCGCCCGCGTCCATCGAGACGAGCTGCCCCAGCTTCATCGCCGCGCCGCGCAGCTGGGCCAGCTGTTTCGTGACGCGCATCGCATTGGCCGGGGTCAGCAACAGATCGGTGCGGCTGGGCCGCTTTCCGGCCGCAAGCTGGCGTGCGCCCTCTGCCAGCATCCCGCCCGCGACGCCGCCAGCCAGCGCGCCGAAGCGGGAAAGGCGGGCGATGCGCCCTTGCGGTACTGCGCGGCCGCGCTCGTCAACGGGGTTGCTTGCCATGGTGCGGATATGGGGGCCGATCCGCCACCCGCAACACGGGCTTTGTGCCGTGTTGCCGTTCAGCCGAACAGCCAGGCGCCCATCATCCGGTCCCCGGCAAAGCTGAACAGTCCGGCCAGGAACAGGCCGCCGAAATACAGGCCGGCAAGGTGAAAGCGGTGCTTGTCGATCCGGCCGGTGCGCGCGGCATGGACCGAGCGGACGGCACCGATGATCGTCATCGGCACGAACAGGTGGATGAGGCTGAAGTCGCCATGATTGACGTGCCGGATGAAGATGGCGGAAATCGCGGTGACAATCATCAGCATCACCCAGATGCGTCCCAGCTGCTTGTGCAGCGGGCTACCCTTTCGCGCGATCAGGATATAGAGGCCCAGCGGCGCGGCAGGCACCACGGTGATGACGTGGATCATCACGGCCAGGCTTTTCCACGACGAGTGTTCAGGCGCGAGGCCCAGCATCGCCCGGCCGACCGCCGCCAGTGCCATGACGGAGATGATCGTGGCCGAAGCGATCAGGCCCCAGCGGACCAGCGGCGGATAATCCATTGCCACGGAACGGGCGGTGCGCGGCGTGGCGGGCGAGCGGGAAAGGGCGGTTGCGGTCGTCATGGCTTGGCTCCGTCTTGGATGACGGGGCCGGTTTGCCAGCGGGCATTTCGCGGGCAAGCACGGGTGCGCGGATGGTGCAGCGCGTGCGTCAATCGCGCGGAAAAGCGGTGTTTTTCCCCTTCACGAAGCGTGAAATGGCAGCCATGGTCGCGTCATGCCATCGGCCCGCCAGATCCTGATCGACCTGACCATCCTGATCGTGATCGGCGTTGCCATGGCGTTGATCGGGCCGTTCGGCAGCTTTCGCGCGTCCTTTGCCTGGCGGCTGGTCTATTGGTGCGGTGTCATCGTGGCCGGTTACGCCTTTTACCGCCCTGCGGGGAGCATCGCGGCATGGCTGTCGCCGCGATTGCAGGTGCCGGAATGGACCATGTGGGTCGCCGCGTGCGTCGCGGGCACCGTGCCGATGTCGGCCGTGGTCTGGCTGACCGGATGGCATGGCGGCACGATGCGGATGCCGTCGCTGGAAGAGGCGGTGGCTCTATATGGCCAAGTGCTGGTGATCGGCACCATCGTCACCATGATCTTTTTCCTGATCGCGCAGCAGCAGCGGGCGCGCCGGGCGCTGGCCAGTGTCGACATCGAAGCATCGCCAGTCGCGGCCCCCTTGCCAGCGTCTTTGCCAGCGTCCCCGGCGCCGCCATCCGGCCCGGCCGCACCGTTCCTGGACCGGTTGCCGCCGCGGCTGGGGCGCGTACTGATCGCGCTGGAGATGGAGGATCATTATGTGCGGGCGCATACCGCCAGCGGCAGCGACCTGATCCTGATGCGGATGCGCGACGCCGTCGCTGAACTGGACGGCATGGACGGGGCGCAGGTGCATCGCAGCTGGTGGGTGGCGCG encodes the following:
- a CDS encoding sigma-54 dependent transcriptional regulator, with the translated sequence MNRNGQRLLMLIDDEPAQRRLIAAIAARRGWRTLFAGDPETALATLGTPDGMMLDAIIIDSWAQELDAGALIAELRANRPQLPIMVLTANSSVAAAVGAMRSGATDFLVKPLASERLLAALDAAVGARTAGELRPLTEKLSAQLGFDEIVGSAPAFRTALAIAAKSARSRVPVLIEGESGVGKEVVAEAIHAASPRARKPIVRVNCGAIPANLVESELFGHEKGAFTGAFERKIGRFQEADGGTLFLDEVGEMPIEAQVKLLRAIQSGEIQPLGARHSFVVDVRVIAATNKSLPEEIEAGRFREDLYYRLNVVQVTIPPLRERLGDIPALARHLLARIAEQPGLRPLGITDEALALLATYDWPGNVRQFQNALFRASVLCEGDALTRADFPQIAQLAAGGQTAQPGHRVHANSGGVTLFTPDGNLRALEEIEADVIRLAIGHYRGRMTEVARRLGIGRSTLYRKLGELGIDQSAA
- a CDS encoding S9 family peptidase, which translates into the protein MKPVFMLLLGAGLTLGAPATAQRAVTPDDIARLARVEDPDVDPAGQWVAYSVQTTDLDADRTDKHLWMTRWDGSGSVQLTGRKGERESKPRFSPDGRYLAFLSGRAAEDDKDGDALWLMPRAGGEGEKLPGIKGSVDDFAWSPDGKRLALIVTDPEPEADAKADGKADDKAKDRPKPIVIDRFQFKQDYVGYLGKQRQRLWLYDLATRTARRLTTGNFDESLPAWSPDGTRIAFASNRAADPDRTHDSNLFVVTVGDKPADPKVLTTYEGADADVGGDSYPAWSPDGRSIAYIQGGPVMLIGYGVQVLAVVPSAGGAARVLTPELDRNVTRPVWSPDGQSIRFQVEDDGNVRIAEVAAVGGDVRDVARVTGTFGAMDAGPGGALVALHSNPALPDEVFAIEGGKPRQLSRHNEAWLKSVKLAKVEPTRFTSADGTDVHGFLITPPDAPKGRRLPTILYNHGGPQAQFDAGFDIGWQVLAGAGYAIVSTNPRGSTGRGQAFAAALYADWGGPAVPDALAGVDDAVKRGIADPQRLYIGGWSYGGMLTNYVIASDTRFKAAVSGASISNVLAGYGTDHYIRDYETELGTPWANTDVWMKNSYPFYKADRIRTPTLFMVGEKDLNVPALNSEQMYQALSSLKIETQLIVYPGQFHGITRPSFLKDRMERWLAWFKAHGGV
- a CDS encoding AarF/ABC1/UbiB kinase family protein; this translates as MASNPVDERGRAVPQGRIARLSRFGALAGGVAGGMLAEGARQLAAGKRPSRTDLLLTPANAMRVTKQLAQLRGAAMKLGQLVSMDAGDVLPQELTDILARLRADAQHMPPEQLQRVLAQHWGRDWRTRFARFGARPIAAASIGQVHRATTRDGRDLAIKVQYPGVRESIDSDVDNVATLLRLTGLLPDTIDLDMLLAEAKRQLHEEADYLREGEQMERFRALLDGDDRYVVPALDTEFTADHVLAMTYVEGVSIERMEDADQAVRDRLMTNLIDLVLRELFEFGWMQTDPNFANYRVQPETGRLVLLDFGAARPVTTATALGYHRMLMAGLDGDADRVREASLAAGFMSQPLVERHPETVRQMIDAVMGELGRDGPFDFADRAVVHALREQGMAVAADRAVWHLPPIETLFAQRKISGTALLAARLRARVDVKSMVAAWRDRVPG
- a CDS encoding DUF2306 domain-containing protein, whose product is MTTATALSRSPATPRTARSVAMDYPPLVRWGLIASATIISVMALAAVGRAMLGLAPEHSSWKSLAVMIHVITVVPAAPLGLYILIARKGSPLHKQLGRIWVMLMIVTAISAIFIRHVNHGDFSLIHLFVPMTIIGAVRSVHAARTGRIDKHRFHLAGLYFGGLFLAGLFSFAGDRMMGAWLFG
- a CDS encoding LytTR family DNA-binding domain-containing protein; translated protein: MPSARQILIDLTILIVIGVAMALIGPFGSFRASFAWRLVYWCGVIVAGYAFYRPAGSIAAWLSPRLQVPEWTMWVAACVAGTVPMSAVVWLTGWHGGTMRMPSLEEAVALYGQVLVIGTIVTMIFFLIAQQQRARRALASVDIEASPVAAPLPASLPASPAPPSGPAAPFLDRLPPRLGRVLIALEMEDHYVRAHTASGSDLILMRMRDAVAELDGMDGAQVHRSWWVARAAVTGVRREGRNLRLTLTGGLEAPVARGKAAELEAAGWF